One window from the genome of Musa acuminata AAA Group cultivar baxijiao chromosome BXJ1-4, Cavendish_Baxijiao_AAA, whole genome shotgun sequence encodes:
- the LOC103981885 gene encoding uncharacterized protein LOC103981885, translating into MIPRPVIPTQSAMSSSSSLLLLLSFFLHVVLLFLPSIVVAEVESPASPSNGTTIYDLLPQYGLPPGILPDTVKSFSVASNGRFVVDLYGPCYVDFEYLVYYAPRVSGVLRYGAIGNLEGVQVRRFLVWFDVGGIMADLPSSDFLYFQVGWITRKLRIDQFQTVHSCRGSLSPLGRVKEVARYVLESIFAPQL; encoded by the exons ATGATTCCTCGTCCTGTCATTCCCACACAGTCCGccatgtcctcctcctcctcccttcttcttctcctatccTTCTTCCTCCACgtcgtcctcctcttccttccctcCATCGTCGTCGCGGAGGTCGAGTCCCCGGCGTCGCCGTCGAACGGCACCACCATTTACGATCTCCTTCCGCAGTACGGCCTGCCGCCGGGCATCCTCCCGGACACCGTCAAGTCCTTTTCCGTCGCCAGCAACGGCCGCTTCGTCGTGGACCTCTACGGCCCATGCTACGTCGACTTCGAGTACCTGGTCTACTACGCTCCCCGGGTGTCCGGCGTCCTCAGGTACGGCGCCATCGGCAACCTCGAGGGCGTCCAGGTCCGCCGCTTCCTCGTCTGGTTCGACGTCGGCGGCATCATGGCCGACCTCCCCTCCTCCGACTTCCTCTACTTCCAGGTCGGCTGGATCACCCGCAAGCTTCGCATCGACCAGTTCCAGACCGTCCACTCCTGCAGGGGGAGCCTCTCGCCGCTCGGCCGCGTCAAGGAGGTCGCCCGTTACGTGCTCGAG AGCATTTTCGCACCTCAACTATGA
- the LOC135651309 gene encoding ubiquitin-related modifier 1 homolog → MHLTLEFGGGLELLCQSTKIHSVDVKPKPGEDKLTMRDLLVWVESNLIKERPEMFMKGDSVRPGVLVLINDCDWELCGSLDAELEEKDNVVFISTLHGG, encoded by the exons ATGCATCTCACTCTGGAGTTTGG CGGCGGCCTGGAGCTCCTTTGCCAATCCACTAAGATCCACAGCGTAGATGTGAAACCAAAGCCCGGAGAGGACAAG CTAACGATGCGTGACCTATTGGTTTGGGTCGAGTCGAATTTGATCAAGGAACGGCCAGAGATGTTTATGAAAGGAGACTCGGT GAGACCGGGTGTGCTGGTACTCATAAACGATTGTGACTGGGAACTATGCGGCAGCCTCGACGCCGAGCTGGAGGAAAAGGATAATGTGGTCTTTATTTCTACCTTGCATGGTGGTTAG